In Amaranthus tricolor cultivar Red isolate AtriRed21 chromosome 5, ASM2621246v1, whole genome shotgun sequence, a genomic segment contains:
- the LOC130813203 gene encoding uncharacterized protein LOC130813203 isoform X4, which translates to MAFRYRSFRRVLTLVPQLLSGQGCHEWGEATKLASSLIPLAHTLEFVDKTAAWRGLHISSFSRLSTFAETSKGVSHELDLVAFIRSTLDHVEGPSHRWINISDSNKEFLNKDGATLLVAGAFLDDPAGSQVDQINMLGKVKLVQQRYPWIQILGFRSCSSICSTVDHDHLVNIIMEEYITFPILLCSKIFPEIAAGGCMLLKGLKDPPLYHGKDIDLSTFIDAIKDLGQQIKHAGSANKLDSPWSKHCEEFKEPYACSYMQNLILSLPACISADGSGNRIFISDSNHHRVVIFDDNGTILDVIGSSPGFEDGDFESAKLMRPAASYYHASEDCLYIVDSENHAIRRADFGKRVLETLHAASIYKDRNGFWTWILDKLGFRRDAGMKPVEFDSESLLFPWHLLKSVDDELLIMNKRFNSLWIMDIQSGMIRNVVKGQKNMMEICGQQIVDKVSPLKDLSHDFLQQLVYSRYMLGDITNSGLVSSFIARENRLLLCDTVAQRVLMIKKDDTSASIEFSNLGNLGLPYWLSCCSETAFTTSNVYKEAHVDHLQSFTLFPGKVDVHLIIDIPGDTELVEPLEESCVWRHVRGAALDVSRMDSTVTTVEKVGVAQKWYDDLDGLAFEVKPEVSSEVKTTPERNLEDGKIHIECAINTSPGTSEVIILAPLYLKIRNSLKTCKENQEKAAIIAEILKPDRRSARHALVRSLLSLKRDLGEVVFIKPLFVKLKFEILNPPNAQNSRDIILTDSAVDVNVSLS; encoded by the exons ATGGCGTTTCGATATCGAAGCTTTAGACGAGTTTTGACCCTTGTGCCGCAACTCCTCTCAG GTCAGGGATGTCATGAATGGGGGGAAGCAACTAAATTAGCTTCCTCTTTGATTCCGTTGGCTCATACATTGGAATTTGTTGATAAAACTGCTGCATGGAGAGGCTTGCATATCTCAAG TTTTTCCAGATTGTCAACTTTTGCTGAGACCTCAAAGGGGGTCTCTCATGAATTGGACCTAGTTGCATTTATCAGATCAACGTTGGATCATGTAGAAG GTCCATCTCATCGCTGGATAAATATATCTGATAGTAACAAGGAGTTCTTGAACAAAGATGGTGCCACTTTGCTTGTCGCTGGAGCATTTTTGGATGATCCTGCTGGATCTCAAGTTGATCAAATTAATATGCTTGGAAAAGTGAAATTAGTCCAGCAAAG GTACCCATGGATCCAAATTCTTGGATTTAGGTCTTGCTCCTCAATTTGTTCTACAGTGGATCATGATCACCTTGTCAACATTATCATGGAAGAATACATTACCTTTCCAATATTGTTGTGCAGTAAGATATTCCCTGAG atAGCTGCTGGTGGATGCATGTTATTGAAAGGTCTCAAAGATCCTCCATTGTATCATGGGAAGGACATTGATTTGAGTACTTTTATTGATG CTATCAAGGACTTGGGCCAGCAGATTAAGCATGCTGGGAGTGCTAATAAATTAGACAGTCCTTGGTCGAAGCATTGCGAGGAATTCAAGGAACCTTATGCTTGTTCTTATATGCAGAATTTGATTCTTTCTCTTCCAG CCTGCATTTCAGCTGATGGATCTGGCAATAGAATTTTTATTTCAGACAGCAATCATCATCGAGTGGTTATATTTGATGATAATGGAACGATTTTGGATGTG ATTGGTTCATCCCCAGGTTTTGAGGATGGGGACTTTGAAAGTGCCAAACTAATGCGTCCTGCTGCTTCCTATTATCATGCTTCAGAAGATTGTCTGTACATAGTGGACTCAGAG AATCATGCTATCAGAAGAGCTGATTTTGGCAAAAGAGTTCTAGAAACACTACATGCAGCTTCCATTTACAAAGATAGAAATGGATTCTGGACATGGATCTTGGATAAGCTGGGGTTTAGAAGAGATGCTGGCATGAAGCCTGTTGAATTTGATTCAGAGTCATTGTTATTTCCTTGGCATCTACTAAAGTCCGTGGATGATGAACTCTTAATCATGAACAAAAG ATTTAACAGTTTATGGATTATGGATATACAGAGTGGCATGATCAGAAATGTCGTCAAAG GCCAAAAAAATATGATGGAGATCTGTGGCCAACAAATTGTGGATAAAGTTTCTCCcttaaaagatctctctcatgATTTCCTTCAGCAGTTAGTATATTCTCGTTATATGCTAGGAGATATCACAAATTCTGGTCTTGTATCGTCATTTATTGCCCGAGAAAATCGTTTGCTTTTATGTGATACAG TTGCTCAGAGGGTTTTGATGAtaaaaaaagatgatacttCCGCGAGTATTGAATTTTCAAACCTCGGAAATCTTGGCCTACCTTATTGGTTATCTTGTTGTTCGGAGACGGCTTTTACCAC GAGCAATGTTTACAAGGAAGCTCATGTTGATCATCTTCAGTCTTTCACACTGTTTCCGG GTAAAGTAGATGTGCATTTGATTATAGATATTCCTGGGGATACTGAGCTGGTAGAACCTTTGGAAGAATCTTGTGTTTGGCGTCACGTTAGAGGGGCTGCATTGGATGTTTCACGAATGGATAGTACTGTTACAACTGTAGAAAAG GTCGGCGTAGCTCAGAAATGGTATGATGATTTGGATGGTCTTGCTTTCGAAGTAAAACCAGAGGTCTCCTCAGAAGTAAAAACAACTCCAGAAAGAAACTTGGAAGATGGTAAAATTCACATCGAATGCGCTATCAACACAAGCCCAGGGACAAGCGAG GTCATCATATTGGCTCCGCTTTACCTGAAAATACGAAATAGTTTAAAGACTTGCaaggaaaatcaagaaaaggcagCTATAATAGCAGAAATTCTGAAACCCGATAGACGAAGTGCAAGGCATGCACTTGTTCGTTCGTTATTGAGCTTAAAGAGAGACTTGGGAGAAGTTGTGTTCATCAAGCCATTGTTCGTAAAGCTAAAATTCGAGATCTTGAATCCTCCAAATGCCCAGAACTCGAGGGACATCATATTAACTGATTCAGCAGTTGATGTTAATGTTTCCCTCAGTTAA
- the LOC130813203 gene encoding uncharacterized protein LOC130813203 isoform X2 yields the protein MAFRYRSFRRVLTLVPQLLSGQGCHEWGEATKLASSLIPLAHTLEFVDKTAAWRGLHISSGSFSRLSTFAETSKGVSHELDLVAFIRSTLDHVEGPSHRWINISDSNKEFLNKDGATLLVAGAFLDDPAGSQVDQINMLGKVKLVQQRYPWIQILGFRSCSSICSTVDHDHLVNIIMEEYITFPILLCSKIFPEIAAGGCMLLKGLKDPPLYHGKDIDLSTFIDAIKDLGQQIKHAGSANKLDSPWSKHCEEFKEPYACSYMQNLILSLPACISADGSGNRIFISDSNHHRVVIFDDNGTILDVIGSSPGFEDGDFESAKLMRPAASYYHASEDCLYIVDSENHAIRRADFGKRVLETLHAASIYKDRNGFWTWILDKLGFRRDAGMKPVEFDSESLLFPWHLLKSVDDELLIMNKRFNSLWIMDIQSGMIRNVVKGQKNMMEICGQQIVDKVSPLKDLSHDFLQQLVYSRYMLGDITNSGLVSSFIARENRLLLCDTVAQRVLMIKKDDTSASIEFSNLGNLGLPYWLSCCSETAFTTSNVYKEAHVDHLQSFTLFPGKVDVHLIIDIPGDTELVEPLEESCVWRHVRGAALDVSRMDSTVTTVEKVGVAQKWYDDLDGLAFEVKPEVSSEVKTTPERNLEDGKIHIECAINTSPGTSEVIILAPLYLKIRNSLKTCKENQEKAAIIAEILKPDRRSARHALVRSLLSLKRDLGEVVFIKPLFVKLKFEILNPPNAQNSRDIILTDSAVDVNVSLS from the exons ATGGCGTTTCGATATCGAAGCTTTAGACGAGTTTTGACCCTTGTGCCGCAACTCCTCTCAG GTCAGGGATGTCATGAATGGGGGGAAGCAACTAAATTAGCTTCCTCTTTGATTCCGTTGGCTCATACATTGGAATTTGTTGATAAAACTGCTGCATGGAGAGGCTTGCATATCTCAAG TGGCAGTTTTTCCAGATTGTCAACTTTTGCTGAGACCTCAAAGGGGGTCTCTCATGAATTGGACCTAGTTGCATTTATCAGATCAACGTTGGATCATGTAGAAG GTCCATCTCATCGCTGGATAAATATATCTGATAGTAACAAGGAGTTCTTGAACAAAGATGGTGCCACTTTGCTTGTCGCTGGAGCATTTTTGGATGATCCTGCTGGATCTCAAGTTGATCAAATTAATATGCTTGGAAAAGTGAAATTAGTCCAGCAAAG GTACCCATGGATCCAAATTCTTGGATTTAGGTCTTGCTCCTCAATTTGTTCTACAGTGGATCATGATCACCTTGTCAACATTATCATGGAAGAATACATTACCTTTCCAATATTGTTGTGCAGTAAGATATTCCCTGAG atAGCTGCTGGTGGATGCATGTTATTGAAAGGTCTCAAAGATCCTCCATTGTATCATGGGAAGGACATTGATTTGAGTACTTTTATTGATG CTATCAAGGACTTGGGCCAGCAGATTAAGCATGCTGGGAGTGCTAATAAATTAGACAGTCCTTGGTCGAAGCATTGCGAGGAATTCAAGGAACCTTATGCTTGTTCTTATATGCAGAATTTGATTCTTTCTCTTCCAG CCTGCATTTCAGCTGATGGATCTGGCAATAGAATTTTTATTTCAGACAGCAATCATCATCGAGTGGTTATATTTGATGATAATGGAACGATTTTGGATGTG ATTGGTTCATCCCCAGGTTTTGAGGATGGGGACTTTGAAAGTGCCAAACTAATGCGTCCTGCTGCTTCCTATTATCATGCTTCAGAAGATTGTCTGTACATAGTGGACTCAGAG AATCATGCTATCAGAAGAGCTGATTTTGGCAAAAGAGTTCTAGAAACACTACATGCAGCTTCCATTTACAAAGATAGAAATGGATTCTGGACATGGATCTTGGATAAGCTGGGGTTTAGAAGAGATGCTGGCATGAAGCCTGTTGAATTTGATTCAGAGTCATTGTTATTTCCTTGGCATCTACTAAAGTCCGTGGATGATGAACTCTTAATCATGAACAAAAG ATTTAACAGTTTATGGATTATGGATATACAGAGTGGCATGATCAGAAATGTCGTCAAAG GCCAAAAAAATATGATGGAGATCTGTGGCCAACAAATTGTGGATAAAGTTTCTCCcttaaaagatctctctcatgATTTCCTTCAGCAGTTAGTATATTCTCGTTATATGCTAGGAGATATCACAAATTCTGGTCTTGTATCGTCATTTATTGCCCGAGAAAATCGTTTGCTTTTATGTGATACAG TTGCTCAGAGGGTTTTGATGAtaaaaaaagatgatacttCCGCGAGTATTGAATTTTCAAACCTCGGAAATCTTGGCCTACCTTATTGGTTATCTTGTTGTTCGGAGACGGCTTTTACCAC GAGCAATGTTTACAAGGAAGCTCATGTTGATCATCTTCAGTCTTTCACACTGTTTCCGG GTAAAGTAGATGTGCATTTGATTATAGATATTCCTGGGGATACTGAGCTGGTAGAACCTTTGGAAGAATCTTGTGTTTGGCGTCACGTTAGAGGGGCTGCATTGGATGTTTCACGAATGGATAGTACTGTTACAACTGTAGAAAAG GTCGGCGTAGCTCAGAAATGGTATGATGATTTGGATGGTCTTGCTTTCGAAGTAAAACCAGAGGTCTCCTCAGAAGTAAAAACAACTCCAGAAAGAAACTTGGAAGATGGTAAAATTCACATCGAATGCGCTATCAACACAAGCCCAGGGACAAGCGAG GTCATCATATTGGCTCCGCTTTACCTGAAAATACGAAATAGTTTAAAGACTTGCaaggaaaatcaagaaaaggcagCTATAATAGCAGAAATTCTGAAACCCGATAGACGAAGTGCAAGGCATGCACTTGTTCGTTCGTTATTGAGCTTAAAGAGAGACTTGGGAGAAGTTGTGTTCATCAAGCCATTGTTCGTAAAGCTAAAATTCGAGATCTTGAATCCTCCAAATGCCCAGAACTCGAGGGACATCATATTAACTGATTCAGCAGTTGATGTTAATGTTTCCCTCAGTTAA
- the LOC130813203 gene encoding uncharacterized protein LOC130813203 isoform X3: MAFRYRSFRRVLTLVPQLLSGQGCHEWGEATKLASSLIPLAHTLEFVDKTAAWRGLHISRCFSRLSTFAETSKGVSHELDLVAFIRSTLDHVEGPSHRWINISDSNKEFLNKDGATLLVAGAFLDDPAGSQVDQINMLGKVKLVQQRYPWIQILGFRSCSSICSTVDHDHLVNIIMEEYITFPILLCSKIFPEIAAGGCMLLKGLKDPPLYHGKDIDLSTFIDAIKDLGQQIKHAGSANKLDSPWSKHCEEFKEPYACSYMQNLILSLPACISADGSGNRIFISDSNHHRVVIFDDNGTILDVIGSSPGFEDGDFESAKLMRPAASYYHASEDCLYIVDSENHAIRRADFGKRVLETLHAASIYKDRNGFWTWILDKLGFRRDAGMKPVEFDSESLLFPWHLLKSVDDELLIMNKRFNSLWIMDIQSGMIRNVVKGQKNMMEICGQQIVDKVSPLKDLSHDFLQQLVYSRYMLGDITNSGLVSSFIARENRLLLCDTVAQRVLMIKKDDTSASIEFSNLGNLGLPYWLSCCSETAFTTSNVYKEAHVDHLQSFTLFPGKVDVHLIIDIPGDTELVEPLEESCVWRHVRGAALDVSRMDSTVTTVEKVGVAQKWYDDLDGLAFEVKPEVSSEVKTTPERNLEDGKIHIECAINTSPGTSEVIILAPLYLKIRNSLKTCKENQEKAAIIAEILKPDRRSARHALVRSLLSLKRDLGEVVFIKPLFVKLKFEILNPPNAQNSRDIILTDSAVDVNVSLS; this comes from the exons ATGGCGTTTCGATATCGAAGCTTTAGACGAGTTTTGACCCTTGTGCCGCAACTCCTCTCAG GTCAGGGATGTCATGAATGGGGGGAAGCAACTAAATTAGCTTCCTCTTTGATTCCGTTGGCTCATACATTGGAATTTGTTGATAAAACTGCTGCATGGAGAGGCTTGCATATCTCAAGGTG TTTTTCCAGATTGTCAACTTTTGCTGAGACCTCAAAGGGGGTCTCTCATGAATTGGACCTAGTTGCATTTATCAGATCAACGTTGGATCATGTAGAAG GTCCATCTCATCGCTGGATAAATATATCTGATAGTAACAAGGAGTTCTTGAACAAAGATGGTGCCACTTTGCTTGTCGCTGGAGCATTTTTGGATGATCCTGCTGGATCTCAAGTTGATCAAATTAATATGCTTGGAAAAGTGAAATTAGTCCAGCAAAG GTACCCATGGATCCAAATTCTTGGATTTAGGTCTTGCTCCTCAATTTGTTCTACAGTGGATCATGATCACCTTGTCAACATTATCATGGAAGAATACATTACCTTTCCAATATTGTTGTGCAGTAAGATATTCCCTGAG atAGCTGCTGGTGGATGCATGTTATTGAAAGGTCTCAAAGATCCTCCATTGTATCATGGGAAGGACATTGATTTGAGTACTTTTATTGATG CTATCAAGGACTTGGGCCAGCAGATTAAGCATGCTGGGAGTGCTAATAAATTAGACAGTCCTTGGTCGAAGCATTGCGAGGAATTCAAGGAACCTTATGCTTGTTCTTATATGCAGAATTTGATTCTTTCTCTTCCAG CCTGCATTTCAGCTGATGGATCTGGCAATAGAATTTTTATTTCAGACAGCAATCATCATCGAGTGGTTATATTTGATGATAATGGAACGATTTTGGATGTG ATTGGTTCATCCCCAGGTTTTGAGGATGGGGACTTTGAAAGTGCCAAACTAATGCGTCCTGCTGCTTCCTATTATCATGCTTCAGAAGATTGTCTGTACATAGTGGACTCAGAG AATCATGCTATCAGAAGAGCTGATTTTGGCAAAAGAGTTCTAGAAACACTACATGCAGCTTCCATTTACAAAGATAGAAATGGATTCTGGACATGGATCTTGGATAAGCTGGGGTTTAGAAGAGATGCTGGCATGAAGCCTGTTGAATTTGATTCAGAGTCATTGTTATTTCCTTGGCATCTACTAAAGTCCGTGGATGATGAACTCTTAATCATGAACAAAAG ATTTAACAGTTTATGGATTATGGATATACAGAGTGGCATGATCAGAAATGTCGTCAAAG GCCAAAAAAATATGATGGAGATCTGTGGCCAACAAATTGTGGATAAAGTTTCTCCcttaaaagatctctctcatgATTTCCTTCAGCAGTTAGTATATTCTCGTTATATGCTAGGAGATATCACAAATTCTGGTCTTGTATCGTCATTTATTGCCCGAGAAAATCGTTTGCTTTTATGTGATACAG TTGCTCAGAGGGTTTTGATGAtaaaaaaagatgatacttCCGCGAGTATTGAATTTTCAAACCTCGGAAATCTTGGCCTACCTTATTGGTTATCTTGTTGTTCGGAGACGGCTTTTACCAC GAGCAATGTTTACAAGGAAGCTCATGTTGATCATCTTCAGTCTTTCACACTGTTTCCGG GTAAAGTAGATGTGCATTTGATTATAGATATTCCTGGGGATACTGAGCTGGTAGAACCTTTGGAAGAATCTTGTGTTTGGCGTCACGTTAGAGGGGCTGCATTGGATGTTTCACGAATGGATAGTACTGTTACAACTGTAGAAAAG GTCGGCGTAGCTCAGAAATGGTATGATGATTTGGATGGTCTTGCTTTCGAAGTAAAACCAGAGGTCTCCTCAGAAGTAAAAACAACTCCAGAAAGAAACTTGGAAGATGGTAAAATTCACATCGAATGCGCTATCAACACAAGCCCAGGGACAAGCGAG GTCATCATATTGGCTCCGCTTTACCTGAAAATACGAAATAGTTTAAAGACTTGCaaggaaaatcaagaaaaggcagCTATAATAGCAGAAATTCTGAAACCCGATAGACGAAGTGCAAGGCATGCACTTGTTCGTTCGTTATTGAGCTTAAAGAGAGACTTGGGAGAAGTTGTGTTCATCAAGCCATTGTTCGTAAAGCTAAAATTCGAGATCTTGAATCCTCCAAATGCCCAGAACTCGAGGGACATCATATTAACTGATTCAGCAGTTGATGTTAATGTTTCCCTCAGTTAA
- the LOC130813203 gene encoding uncharacterized protein LOC130813203 isoform X1 yields the protein MAFRYRSFRRVLTLVPQLLSGQGCHEWGEATKLASSLIPLAHTLEFVDKTAAWRGLHISRCGSFSRLSTFAETSKGVSHELDLVAFIRSTLDHVEGPSHRWINISDSNKEFLNKDGATLLVAGAFLDDPAGSQVDQINMLGKVKLVQQRYPWIQILGFRSCSSICSTVDHDHLVNIIMEEYITFPILLCSKIFPEIAAGGCMLLKGLKDPPLYHGKDIDLSTFIDAIKDLGQQIKHAGSANKLDSPWSKHCEEFKEPYACSYMQNLILSLPACISADGSGNRIFISDSNHHRVVIFDDNGTILDVIGSSPGFEDGDFESAKLMRPAASYYHASEDCLYIVDSENHAIRRADFGKRVLETLHAASIYKDRNGFWTWILDKLGFRRDAGMKPVEFDSESLLFPWHLLKSVDDELLIMNKRFNSLWIMDIQSGMIRNVVKGQKNMMEICGQQIVDKVSPLKDLSHDFLQQLVYSRYMLGDITNSGLVSSFIARENRLLLCDTVAQRVLMIKKDDTSASIEFSNLGNLGLPYWLSCCSETAFTTSNVYKEAHVDHLQSFTLFPGKVDVHLIIDIPGDTELVEPLEESCVWRHVRGAALDVSRMDSTVTTVEKVGVAQKWYDDLDGLAFEVKPEVSSEVKTTPERNLEDGKIHIECAINTSPGTSEVIILAPLYLKIRNSLKTCKENQEKAAIIAEILKPDRRSARHALVRSLLSLKRDLGEVVFIKPLFVKLKFEILNPPNAQNSRDIILTDSAVDVNVSLS from the exons ATGGCGTTTCGATATCGAAGCTTTAGACGAGTTTTGACCCTTGTGCCGCAACTCCTCTCAG GTCAGGGATGTCATGAATGGGGGGAAGCAACTAAATTAGCTTCCTCTTTGATTCCGTTGGCTCATACATTGGAATTTGTTGATAAAACTGCTGCATGGAGAGGCTTGCATATCTCAAGGTG TGGCAGTTTTTCCAGATTGTCAACTTTTGCTGAGACCTCAAAGGGGGTCTCTCATGAATTGGACCTAGTTGCATTTATCAGATCAACGTTGGATCATGTAGAAG GTCCATCTCATCGCTGGATAAATATATCTGATAGTAACAAGGAGTTCTTGAACAAAGATGGTGCCACTTTGCTTGTCGCTGGAGCATTTTTGGATGATCCTGCTGGATCTCAAGTTGATCAAATTAATATGCTTGGAAAAGTGAAATTAGTCCAGCAAAG GTACCCATGGATCCAAATTCTTGGATTTAGGTCTTGCTCCTCAATTTGTTCTACAGTGGATCATGATCACCTTGTCAACATTATCATGGAAGAATACATTACCTTTCCAATATTGTTGTGCAGTAAGATATTCCCTGAG atAGCTGCTGGTGGATGCATGTTATTGAAAGGTCTCAAAGATCCTCCATTGTATCATGGGAAGGACATTGATTTGAGTACTTTTATTGATG CTATCAAGGACTTGGGCCAGCAGATTAAGCATGCTGGGAGTGCTAATAAATTAGACAGTCCTTGGTCGAAGCATTGCGAGGAATTCAAGGAACCTTATGCTTGTTCTTATATGCAGAATTTGATTCTTTCTCTTCCAG CCTGCATTTCAGCTGATGGATCTGGCAATAGAATTTTTATTTCAGACAGCAATCATCATCGAGTGGTTATATTTGATGATAATGGAACGATTTTGGATGTG ATTGGTTCATCCCCAGGTTTTGAGGATGGGGACTTTGAAAGTGCCAAACTAATGCGTCCTGCTGCTTCCTATTATCATGCTTCAGAAGATTGTCTGTACATAGTGGACTCAGAG AATCATGCTATCAGAAGAGCTGATTTTGGCAAAAGAGTTCTAGAAACACTACATGCAGCTTCCATTTACAAAGATAGAAATGGATTCTGGACATGGATCTTGGATAAGCTGGGGTTTAGAAGAGATGCTGGCATGAAGCCTGTTGAATTTGATTCAGAGTCATTGTTATTTCCTTGGCATCTACTAAAGTCCGTGGATGATGAACTCTTAATCATGAACAAAAG ATTTAACAGTTTATGGATTATGGATATACAGAGTGGCATGATCAGAAATGTCGTCAAAG GCCAAAAAAATATGATGGAGATCTGTGGCCAACAAATTGTGGATAAAGTTTCTCCcttaaaagatctctctcatgATTTCCTTCAGCAGTTAGTATATTCTCGTTATATGCTAGGAGATATCACAAATTCTGGTCTTGTATCGTCATTTATTGCCCGAGAAAATCGTTTGCTTTTATGTGATACAG TTGCTCAGAGGGTTTTGATGAtaaaaaaagatgatacttCCGCGAGTATTGAATTTTCAAACCTCGGAAATCTTGGCCTACCTTATTGGTTATCTTGTTGTTCGGAGACGGCTTTTACCAC GAGCAATGTTTACAAGGAAGCTCATGTTGATCATCTTCAGTCTTTCACACTGTTTCCGG GTAAAGTAGATGTGCATTTGATTATAGATATTCCTGGGGATACTGAGCTGGTAGAACCTTTGGAAGAATCTTGTGTTTGGCGTCACGTTAGAGGGGCTGCATTGGATGTTTCACGAATGGATAGTACTGTTACAACTGTAGAAAAG GTCGGCGTAGCTCAGAAATGGTATGATGATTTGGATGGTCTTGCTTTCGAAGTAAAACCAGAGGTCTCCTCAGAAGTAAAAACAACTCCAGAAAGAAACTTGGAAGATGGTAAAATTCACATCGAATGCGCTATCAACACAAGCCCAGGGACAAGCGAG GTCATCATATTGGCTCCGCTTTACCTGAAAATACGAAATAGTTTAAAGACTTGCaaggaaaatcaagaaaaggcagCTATAATAGCAGAAATTCTGAAACCCGATAGACGAAGTGCAAGGCATGCACTTGTTCGTTCGTTATTGAGCTTAAAGAGAGACTTGGGAGAAGTTGTGTTCATCAAGCCATTGTTCGTAAAGCTAAAATTCGAGATCTTGAATCCTCCAAATGCCCAGAACTCGAGGGACATCATATTAACTGATTCAGCAGTTGATGTTAATGTTTCCCTCAGTTAA